A genomic stretch from Edaphobacter aggregans includes:
- a CDS encoding LysM domain-containing protein, with amino-acid sequence MDTALSTLIRSAAGTGAPTNQSSRYYAAAINTYTQPDGTPVVYLARRILPQPSVYVSVQNYAVVENDRIDNLSARFLGDPLLFWMICDANIATDPDELTSQKGRSILIPLASAIPSGVRNG; translated from the coding sequence ATGGATACTGCACTCTCCACTCTCATTCGATCCGCTGCCGGCACCGGCGCTCCCACCAACCAGAGCAGCCGTTACTACGCCGCTGCGATTAACACCTACACACAGCCCGATGGCACTCCTGTGGTCTATCTCGCGCGCCGCATCCTCCCCCAGCCTTCGGTCTACGTCTCTGTGCAGAACTATGCCGTGGTCGAAAACGACCGCATCGATAATCTCTCCGCACGCTTCCTCGGTGATCCACTGCTCTTCTGGATGATCTGCGATGCCAACATCGCCACCGACCCCGACGAGCTCACATCACAGAAGGGCCGTTCGATCCTCATTCCGCTCGCTTCAGCCATCCCTTCAGGTGTTCGCAATGGGTAG